One window of the Rufibacter radiotolerans genome contains the following:
- a CDS encoding DHH family phosphoesterase, whose protein sequence is MQQINALKELLQTPKKIMITTHHKPDADALGSSLGLAGYLLKKGHHVQVITPSDYPSFLNWMSGNDRVLIYSPSTDALAQQIIQDAEVIFCLDFNHLGRINELGKYIEAAKGVKVLIDHHLQPDHFADIMFSNTSAAATAELVFEVIRDLGDEALIDVNIGECLYAGIVTDTGSFRHASTTRNVHMIIADLLQTGIDICKVHRNIYDSYSETRLRFLGYVLKDKLTVVREYNTAFIAVTSDELKQYNSQTGDTEGLVNFALSIEGVRFAALFIDRPEAVKISFRSVGDISVNEFARAHFSGGGHKNAAGGISYQPLNETVNHFVSLLPLYAEQLVN, encoded by the coding sequence ATGCAGCAAATCAACGCGCTAAAGGAGCTCTTGCAGACTCCCAAGAAGATCATGATCACAACGCATCATAAACCAGATGCGGATGCCCTGGGTTCTTCTTTAGGTCTGGCAGGCTACCTACTTAAAAAAGGGCACCATGTACAGGTGATCACCCCCTCAGATTACCCCTCTTTCCTGAACTGGATGAGCGGCAATGACCGGGTGTTGATCTACAGCCCTTCTACAGACGCCCTGGCCCAGCAGATTATTCAGGATGCCGAGGTTATTTTCTGCCTGGACTTTAACCACCTGGGCAGGATCAATGAACTGGGCAAGTACATAGAGGCGGCCAAAGGGGTTAAGGTGTTGATAGACCACCACCTGCAGCCAGATCACTTCGCAGACATCATGTTCTCAAACACCTCTGCCGCGGCCACCGCCGAACTGGTGTTTGAGGTCATCAGAGACCTGGGCGACGAGGCCCTCATTGACGTGAACATAGGCGAGTGCCTGTACGCCGGCATTGTCACAGACACCGGCTCTTTCAGGCATGCCAGCACCACCCGCAACGTGCACATGATCATTGCCGACCTCCTGCAGACCGGCATAGACATCTGCAAAGTGCACCGCAACATCTATGACAGCTACTCAGAGACCCGCCTGCGGTTTTTGGGCTACGTGCTCAAAGACAAGCTTACGGTGGTGCGCGAGTACAACACGGCCTTTATTGCCGTTACCTCAGATGAACTCAAACAATACAACTCCCAGACCGGTGACACCGAAGGCTTGGTGAATTTTGCCCTCTCCATTGAAGGGGTACGGTTTGCCGCCCTGTTCATAGACCGTCCGGAGGCGGTCAAGATCTCGTTCCGGTCGGTGGGTGATATTTCGGTGAATGAGTTCGCGCGGGCCCATTTTAGCGGGGGGGGCCATAAAAATGCGGCCGGCGGTATTTCTTACCAGCCCCTGAACGAAACTGTTAACCATTTTGTGAGTCTATTACCGCTCTACGCGGAACAACTAGTAAACTAA
- a CDS encoding nucleoside-diphosphate kinase — protein MAGNVTFTMIKPDAVLDNHIGGITKMMEDAGFRVVAMKKTRLTEERAGKFYEVHKERPFYGDLVKYMSSGPIVAMILEKDNAVLDFRTLIGATNPAQAENGTIRKQYAKSVEANAVHGSDSDENAQIEGDFFFSADERF, from the coding sequence ATGGCTGGAAACGTAACGTTCACCATGATTAAACCAGATGCCGTACTGGATAACCACATTGGCGGTATCACTAAAATGATGGAAGATGCTGGCTTTAGAGTAGTAGCCATGAAAAAAACGCGTCTGACTGAGGAGCGTGCCGGTAAATTCTACGAGGTGCACAAAGAGCGTCCATTCTACGGTGACTTGGTGAAATACATGAGCTCTGGCCCAATTGTAGCCATGATCCTGGAGAAAGACAACGCCGTTCTTGACTTCCGTACACTTATTGGCGCCACCAACCCGGCCCAGGCCGAGAACGGAACCATCCGGAAGCAATATGCCAAATCTGTAGAGGCTAACGCCGTGCACGGTTCAGACTCTGATGAGAACGCCCAGATTGAAGGCGATTTCTTCTTCTCAGCTGACGAGCGTTTCTAA
- a CDS encoding DUF4199 family protein produces MATTSIQSIGVRYGILSAVAMIVYFLVINLLGLQDSEVVRFGSNIFILIAVVLAIGTLKRSYDARHKETPYLPGLAIGFLVGLLGSAVYAAFILLHSLFLNPDYAGVLQNQDYFGVRLPLLMVLGSVVILGTAVGAMTGYILMMAFDRSGGPQETR; encoded by the coding sequence ATGGCAACTACCTCCATCCAAAGCATAGGTGTCCGTTACGGCATCCTTTCCGCGGTAGCGATGATCGTCTACTTTTTGGTAATTAACCTTCTGGGCCTGCAAGACAGCGAGGTGGTTCGGTTTGGCAGCAATATCTTCATTCTTATAGCCGTGGTGCTGGCCATTGGCACCCTTAAACGAAGCTATGATGCCCGCCACAAGGAGACCCCTTACCTGCCCGGGCTGGCCATTGGCTTTTTGGTGGGCCTGCTAGGCTCAGCGGTTTATGCGGCTTTTATTCTTTTGCACTCGCTCTTCCTTAACCCTGACTATGCCGGGGTCCTCCAAAACCAGGACTACTTTGGCGTACGGCTGCCCCTACTCATGGTATTAGGCTCGGTGGTGATTCTAGGCACCGCGGTGGGAGCCATGACCGGCTATATTCTCATGATGGCCTTTGACCGTTCTGGGGGGCCGCAGGAAACCCGTTAA
- a CDS encoding energy transducer TonB, translated as MPQSPFLRLFVACLFLLSMAGTIVQAQQGTAPHVVSVTMFYDQNNVITTKPKAAYIRVASLDTVALVFKGIVTDYYDNGQPYRQLNYEATGKEGAFQLFHPGKKLEVQGVFLANQPVGQWKFYYPDSKPMQTVEFLPDQDYKVLKYYNFLGQQLVKDGTGQWETTSKIKAGDIFMNLHLEGQWKNGVKTGQWVFLKTDGKKVYAEDFENGVFKKGMLYGPGGKTVIQTYTDQESEKWPFLIALTELEKLNFDVAAFGSKERAMRYILRKEHLLPLDTIRVAVAPKPEKEPVFPGGQAALMRYLSSSFRMPREDAAKRIDGAVVVSFIVGIDGKLSDIKIVRSLTPAIDKEVMRVVRQSAGWKPALLNGEPVPYTITLPYRIRAM; from the coding sequence ATGCCTCAGTCCCCATTCCTGCGTCTTTTCGTGGCCTGCTTGTTCCTGCTGTCAATGGCAGGTACCATAGTGCAGGCCCAGCAAGGTACTGCGCCCCATGTGGTGTCGGTGACCATGTTCTATGACCAGAATAACGTGATCACCACGAAGCCCAAGGCGGCTTATATACGGGTGGCTTCCTTAGATACCGTGGCTTTGGTATTTAAGGGCATTGTCACGGACTACTATGACAACGGCCAGCCATACCGGCAGCTGAACTATGAGGCTACCGGCAAGGAAGGGGCGTTCCAGCTATTTCATCCGGGCAAAAAGCTAGAGGTGCAAGGGGTTTTCCTGGCCAACCAACCGGTAGGCCAATGGAAGTTCTATTACCCAGACAGCAAACCCATGCAGACGGTAGAATTCCTGCCTGACCAGGATTACAAAGTGCTGAAGTACTATAATTTTCTGGGGCAGCAGCTGGTAAAAGACGGCACGGGCCAGTGGGAGACCACCAGCAAGATTAAAGCTGGTGATATCTTCATGAACCTGCACCTGGAAGGCCAGTGGAAAAACGGCGTGAAGACCGGGCAGTGGGTGTTCCTGAAGACCGATGGCAAAAAGGTGTACGCCGAGGACTTTGAGAATGGGGTGTTCAAAAAGGGAATGCTGTACGGGCCCGGAGGGAAAACCGTCATCCAAACCTATACCGACCAGGAAAGCGAGAAATGGCCCTTCCTGATTGCCTTAACTGAGTTGGAGAAGCTGAATTTTGACGTGGCTGCTTTTGGTAGTAAAGAGCGGGCCATGCGCTATATCCTCAGGAAAGAACATTTACTGCCCCTGGATACCATCCGCGTGGCGGTTGCGCCCAAACCAGAAAAGGAACCGGTGTTTCCTGGTGGGCAGGCCGCCTTGATGCGGTACCTGTCCTCTAGTTTCAGGATGCCTAGAGAAGACGCCGCCAAACGGATAGACGGAGCCGTGGTGGTGTCCTTTATAGTAGGCATAGACGGGAAGCTGTCTGATATTAAGATTGTACGCTCCCTCACCCCCGCCATAGACAAAGAAGTGATGCGGGTAGTCAGGCAAAGCGCTGGCTGGAAACCGGCTTTGCTCAACGGGGAACCGGTTCCCTACACCATCACCCTTCCTTACCGAATAAGGGCTATGTGA
- a CDS encoding TonB family protein produces MLRFFYSFFLLLLPFVTLGQQQSLSAYQQEIARHRAQEDSVFKHSEKSPLTPEDKAIFVGLAYFPVQEVYKVKARFVRTAQEGIFKMPTTGTRTPEYVKYGELHFAFQGQPLRLNVYQNQELMKQVQYSNYLFIPFTDATTGHETYATGRYLDFSIPVMGQDSVWVDFNKAYNPSCAYSAGYSCPIPPKENKLPVRVEAGVKNYEKPFVVGVIRTANETLPEYPGGMAALYKYLASQFRMPTQAIKNKISGTVLVEFTIKKDGSLEDFEVLKSLDPEVDRELIRILKRMPYWIPSRQDGKRVNFRYRMPYTVVVK; encoded by the coding sequence ATGCTTCGATTTTTCTATAGTTTCTTCCTCCTGCTGCTTCCGTTTGTTACCCTGGGGCAGCAGCAATCCCTATCTGCGTACCAGCAGGAAATTGCCCGGCACCGCGCGCAGGAAGACAGCGTGTTCAAGCACTCTGAGAAATCTCCGCTCACCCCTGAAGATAAAGCCATCTTTGTTGGTCTGGCGTATTTCCCGGTGCAGGAGGTTTATAAGGTGAAAGCCCGGTTTGTACGCACCGCCCAGGAAGGGATATTTAAAATGCCCACCACAGGTACCCGCACCCCGGAGTATGTGAAATATGGCGAACTGCATTTTGCGTTCCAGGGCCAGCCGCTGCGCCTGAACGTGTACCAGAACCAGGAACTCATGAAACAGGTGCAGTACTCCAACTACCTGTTCATCCCGTTCACAGACGCCACCACCGGCCACGAAACCTACGCCACCGGCCGCTACCTGGACTTTTCTATTCCTGTGATGGGGCAGGATAGCGTCTGGGTAGATTTCAATAAAGCCTATAACCCGTCCTGCGCCTATTCAGCTGGCTATTCCTGTCCCATCCCGCCTAAGGAGAACAAGCTGCCTGTGCGGGTTGAGGCGGGGGTGAAGAATTATGAGAAACCTTTTGTGGTAGGTGTTATACGCACAGCCAATGAAACCCTGCCAGAGTATCCGGGGGGAATGGCTGCTTTGTATAAGTACTTGGCCAGTCAGTTCAGAATGCCGACCCAGGCTATCAAAAACAAAATAAGCGGAACCGTATTAGTTGAGTTTACTATCAAGAAAGACGGCTCTTTGGAAGATTTTGAAGTGCTTAAATCTTTGGATCCTGAAGTAGACCGGGAGCTCATCAGGATTTTAAAACGCATGCCTTACTGGATACCGTCCAGGCAAGATGGAAAAAGAGTCAACTTCAGATACAGGATGCCTTATACAGTTGTCGTGAAGTAA
- a CDS encoding lysylphosphatidylglycerol synthase transmembrane domain-containing protein, with the protein MDLNRKKLLSYFTPQRILIPVVIGLGVIGYMFYRDSAEMDLTPLYNAKPFWLFMTFLVLVVRDFGYIYRIRYVTEKFLSWRKSVDVIMLWEFASCVMPSVVGGSTVAAFILNKEGISLGKSLAYVMVTAMLDNLYFIVAVPLVFLITAGDIFPQVSAMEFSVTQSLEIAFVISYVLIALYAFIMAYGLLINPTAVKRLFLRATSFRLTRRFRAGAYKNGNELVWASQQLKGSTFGYWANAALSTAFVWTARYFVINCLIAAFTDISFHDHVLIFSRNMIYKIVLLVAVTPGGAGIAEVAFPTFFGQFLGRFTTVIVLLYRVVTYYLYLILGSFFLPRWVLRVFGEHPEDEVEV; encoded by the coding sequence ATGGATCTGAATCGTAAGAAACTGCTTTCCTACTTCACCCCGCAACGCATTCTCATTCCGGTGGTGATTGGCCTGGGCGTGATTGGGTACATGTTTTACAGAGACAGCGCCGAGATGGATCTCACGCCGCTCTACAACGCCAAGCCGTTCTGGTTGTTCATGACGTTTTTGGTGCTGGTGGTGCGCGATTTTGGATATATCTACCGCATACGCTACGTCACGGAGAAATTCCTGAGCTGGCGCAAGAGCGTAGACGTGATCATGCTTTGGGAGTTTGCTTCCTGCGTGATGCCCTCTGTGGTGGGCGGTTCTACCGTGGCGGCCTTTATTCTGAACAAGGAAGGAATCAGTCTGGGCAAGTCTCTGGCCTACGTGATGGTGACGGCCATGCTGGATAACCTCTACTTTATTGTGGCCGTGCCCCTGGTGTTTTTGATCACCGCCGGCGATATCTTCCCGCAGGTATCGGCCATGGAGTTCTCGGTGACGCAAAGCTTGGAGATTGCCTTTGTTATCAGCTACGTCCTGATTGCCCTGTATGCCTTTATCATGGCCTATGGCCTTTTGATCAACCCTACCGCGGTAAAGCGCCTGTTTCTGCGGGCCACCTCTTTCAGGTTGACCCGCCGGTTCAGGGCTGGGGCCTATAAAAACGGAAATGAATTGGTGTGGGCGTCGCAGCAACTGAAAGGCAGCACGTTTGGCTACTGGGCCAATGCCGCCCTCAGCACGGCCTTTGTCTGGACGGCCCGCTACTTTGTTATCAACTGCCTCATTGCCGCCTTTACAGATATCTCTTTCCATGACCACGTGCTCATCTTCTCCCGCAACATGATCTACAAGATTGTGTTATTGGTAGCCGTGACGCCGGGCGGGGCTGGTATTGCCGAGGTGGCCTTCCCTACCTTCTTCGGGCAGTTCCTGGGTCGGTTCACCACGGTGATTGTCCTGCTCTACCGCGTGGTGACGTATTATCTGTACTTGATTCTAGGCTCGTTCTTCCTGCCCCGTTGGGTATTGCGCGTTTTCGGCGAGCATCCTGAGGACGAAGTCGAAGTATAA
- a CDS encoding segregation and condensation protein A, which yields MSFEIKLSLFEGPFDLLLFFIERDELDIHDIPIFQITNDFVGYIRQLETMNMEVASEFILTAATLMRIKAKMLLPRFEKDAEGNEIDPRQELVQHLLEYKRYKEVLGDLSLLEDVRLQQEQRGNTDTELSKIAALHQLEYELKDLNLYHLMQSFHKAMQRYEDEQNRPKHTVYTYPYTIDQQRNYIKHRVSAQGTVQFSDLIDAFPDKIGLIFNFLAILDLLQLNEIGLEIADGFNNFRIVPYSDTQHLTAPDHGSES from the coding sequence GTGAGTTTCGAGATTAAGTTATCACTGTTTGAAGGCCCGTTTGATCTGTTGCTCTTCTTTATTGAGCGCGACGAGCTGGATATCCATGATATTCCCATCTTCCAGATCACCAATGACTTTGTGGGCTACATACGGCAACTCGAGACCATGAACATGGAAGTGGCCAGCGAGTTTATTCTCACCGCCGCCACGCTCATGCGCATTAAGGCCAAGATGCTGCTGCCCCGTTTTGAGAAAGACGCCGAGGGGAACGAGATTGACCCGCGCCAGGAACTGGTGCAGCATTTGCTGGAATACAAGCGCTACAAAGAGGTGCTGGGTGACCTGAGTCTGTTGGAAGACGTGCGCCTGCAACAGGAGCAGCGCGGCAACACAGATACCGAACTGAGTAAGATTGCCGCCCTGCATCAACTTGAGTACGAGCTCAAAGACCTCAACCTCTACCACCTCATGCAGTCTTTCCATAAGGCCATGCAACGCTACGAGGACGAGCAGAACCGACCCAAACACACGGTTTACACGTACCCTTACACCATTGACCAGCAACGCAACTACATCAAGCACCGCGTGAGCGCCCAGGGCACCGTGCAGTTCTCAGATCTGATAGATGCGTTTCCAGACAAAATAGGCCTCATTTTCAACTTTCTGGCCATTTTAGACTTGCTCCAGCTCAACGAGATTGGCCTGGAGATTGCCGATGGGTTCAATAATTTCCGCATTGTGCCGTATTCTGACACCCAGCATTTGACCGCCCCTGACCATGGATCTGAATCGTAA
- the dxs gene encoding 1-deoxy-D-xylulose-5-phosphate synthase gives MMIEPGELLAQINSPADLRQLPEDQLLQVCQELRQFIIDNVSIYGGHFGASLGVVEMTVALHYVFNTPYDQLVWDVGHQAYGHKILTGRRDQFHTNRKLNGISGFPKRKESEYDAFGVGHSSTSISAALGMAVASQIKKEYDRHHIAVIGDGSMTAGMAFEALNHGGATDADLLVVLNDNCMSIDPNVGALKEYLTDITTSRTYNKVRDELWNILGKISKFGPNAQQIASKVESGIKATLLKQSNLFESLKFRYFGPIDGHDVNHLASVLQDLKKIPGPKILHCVTVKGKGYALAEKEQTKWHAPGLFDKLTGEIYKVHHTTPQPPKYQDVFGHTLLEMAEENEKIMGVTPAMPSGSSMNIMMAAMPDRALDVGIAEQHAVTFSAGLATQGLVPFCNIYSSFMQRGYDQVVHDVCLQNLHVVFCLDRAGFAGADGQTHHGSYDIAFMRCLPNMVVASPMNEQELRNLMYTASLDGGGPFTIRYPRGEGVMPEWRTPLERLEIGKGRTIQEGEEVAILTFGHIGNYAVDVCKNLRLDGLRPGHYDMRYAKPLDEKLLHHIFKTYDKVVTVEDGCLQGGFGSAILEFMADHHYHAQVRRLGIPDTIVEHGTQMELHRLCGFDPDGIERTVRELMEVHVRV, from the coding sequence ATGATGATTGAACCCGGAGAACTGCTGGCCCAGATCAACTCGCCCGCCGATTTGCGCCAACTGCCTGAAGACCAGTTGCTGCAGGTGTGCCAGGAGTTGCGGCAATTCATTATTGACAACGTGTCAATTTACGGGGGGCACTTCGGGGCCAGCCTGGGCGTGGTGGAGATGACCGTGGCCCTGCATTACGTGTTCAACACCCCCTATGACCAACTGGTCTGGGACGTGGGGCACCAGGCCTACGGGCACAAGATCCTGACCGGCCGGCGCGACCAGTTCCACACCAACCGCAAGCTCAACGGTATCTCGGGTTTCCCTAAAAGAAAAGAAAGCGAGTATGACGCCTTTGGCGTAGGGCACTCCAGTACGTCTATCTCGGCGGCGCTGGGCATGGCCGTGGCCTCGCAGATCAAGAAAGAATATGACCGCCACCACATTGCCGTGATCGGGGATGGATCCATGACCGCGGGCATGGCCTTTGAGGCCCTGAACCACGGCGGCGCCACCGATGCCGACCTGCTGGTGGTCTTGAACGACAACTGCATGAGCATTGACCCCAACGTGGGCGCGCTCAAAGAATATTTAACCGACATTACTACCTCCCGCACCTACAACAAGGTGCGCGACGAGCTCTGGAACATCCTGGGTAAGATCAGTAAGTTCGGCCCTAACGCCCAGCAGATTGCCTCTAAGGTGGAAAGCGGCATCAAAGCCACGCTGCTCAAGCAAAGCAACCTGTTTGAAAGCCTCAAGTTCCGCTATTTCGGGCCCATTGACGGCCATGATGTGAATCATCTGGCCAGTGTGTTGCAGGACCTGAAGAAGATCCCGGGCCCTAAGATTCTGCACTGCGTCACCGTGAAAGGCAAAGGCTACGCCCTGGCTGAAAAAGAGCAGACCAAATGGCACGCGCCCGGCCTGTTTGACAAACTCACCGGTGAAATCTACAAAGTACACCACACCACCCCTCAGCCCCCCAAATACCAGGATGTCTTCGGGCATACCCTGCTGGAGATGGCCGAGGAGAACGAGAAAATCATGGGCGTAACCCCGGCCATGCCGAGCGGGTCTTCCATGAACATCATGATGGCCGCCATGCCAGACCGCGCGCTGGACGTGGGCATTGCCGAGCAGCACGCCGTTACGTTCTCTGCTGGCCTTGCCACGCAGGGCTTGGTTCCGTTCTGTAATATCTACTCCAGTTTCATGCAACGCGGGTATGACCAGGTGGTGCATGATGTCTGCTTGCAGAACCTGCACGTGGTTTTCTGCCTGGACCGCGCCGGTTTTGCCGGGGCCGATGGCCAGACTCACCACGGTTCCTATGACATTGCCTTTATGCGTTGCCTGCCCAACATGGTGGTGGCTTCGCCGATGAACGAGCAGGAGCTGCGTAACCTCATGTACACCGCCAGTTTAGATGGCGGCGGGCCTTTTACCATTCGGTACCCGCGCGGTGAAGGCGTGATGCCCGAGTGGCGCACCCCCCTTGAACGACTGGAAATCGGCAAAGGCCGCACCATTCAGGAAGGCGAGGAAGTAGCAATTCTAACATTTGGCCACATAGGAAACTATGCTGTGGATGTTTGCAAGAACCTGCGGCTAGACGGGCTCCGTCCGGGTCACTATGACATGCGCTACGCCAAGCCGCTGGATGAAAAGCTGCTGCACCACATTTTCAAGACCTATGACAAAGTAGTGACCGTGGAAGACGGCTGCCTGCAAGGCGGCTTCGGGAGCGCCATCCTGGAGTTCATGGCCGACCACCACTACCACGCGCAGGTGAGACGCCTGGGTATCCCGGACACCATTGTGGAACACGGCACCCAGATGGAACTGCACCGCCTCTGCGGCTTTGACCCAGACGGCATTGAGCGCACCGTACGCGAACTCATGGAAGTGCACGTACGGGTGTAA
- a CDS encoding alpha/beta fold hydrolase: MTNPSLSYTQTGSGPALVFLHGFCESKDLWTDFTKPLGHEFRVICLDLPGHGESPVPQDFSMESQARHVHETLKKLDIDSCLLVGHSMGGYVALAFAQAFPEMIYGLCLFHSSALPDSQEKKESRNKTIEFVEKNGVQKLMDTLIAPLFAESNQKSCKEAIKKMQDIGKATKEATVVGCLQAMRDRQDRTAVLQKSQVPVLFIAGKEDPAVPLEATLQQCHLPEDSTVHFLGHVGHMGMFERTTLTRAALVQFAESLSPANTQKYRSTNSF; the protein is encoded by the coding sequence ATGACCAATCCATCCCTTTCCTATACCCAGACCGGCTCTGGCCCTGCCCTTGTTTTTCTACACGGTTTCTGTGAAAGCAAAGACCTCTGGACCGACTTCACCAAACCCCTCGGTCACGAGTTCCGCGTTATCTGCTTAGACCTGCCCGGCCACGGCGAAAGCCCCGTGCCCCAGGATTTTTCCATGGAAAGCCAGGCCCGGCACGTGCATGAAACGCTCAAAAAGCTTGACATTGACAGCTGTCTGTTGGTAGGTCATTCCATGGGCGGCTACGTGGCGCTGGCTTTTGCCCAGGCGTTCCCGGAGATGATCTACGGCCTGTGCCTATTCCACTCCAGCGCCTTGCCAGACAGCCAGGAGAAAAAGGAAAGCCGGAACAAAACCATTGAGTTTGTGGAGAAGAACGGGGTGCAGAAACTCATGGACACGCTCATTGCCCCGTTGTTTGCTGAGAGCAACCAGAAAAGCTGTAAGGAAGCCATCAAGAAAATGCAGGACATCGGAAAAGCCACTAAGGAAGCTACCGTAGTGGGCTGCTTGCAGGCCATGCGCGACCGCCAGGATAGAACCGCGGTACTGCAGAAATCTCAGGTGCCGGTTCTGTTCATCGCCGGGAAAGAAGACCCGGCCGTGCCCCTGGAGGCTACCCTGCAGCAGTGCCACCTGCCCGAAGATAGCACCGTTCATTTCCTGGGCCACGTAGGCCACATGGGTATGTTTGAACGAACCACGCTAACCCGTGCTGCCTTGGTGCAATTCGCGGAGAGCTTATCGCCGGCCAACACGCAGAAATACCGGAGCACCAATTCTTTCTAA